The genomic segment AAGTTTCAAGTTTGCTCCCGCGCATTTGAAAGGGGGTTCAAAAAAGTTTTTAAAAGGATTGGATAGCCGGGACCTTCGGGAAGTTAAGGAACTGCCAGGGCGAATTTTATTGCCGAATTAACCTGCGACATCTTTTCTTCCCGCAGGATTGCTATTCTATCCTTCAGGATCTCTTTTCGAATTGTGATTATAGTATCAAGGTTGACAATGCATCTTTTGGACATTCCATCCTCGCGATCCAATTCAACTTCCACCGGGATGCCCCTGATAGTTGAGGTCACCTCCGCCACCGTCACGGCACTTCTTACTGCATAGGCCTCGTTTCGGCTGAGAAGAAGAACGGGACGGCGGCCAATGGGAAGGGGTAGTTCCGCCCACCAAATCTCCCCTCTTTGCATTACCAGTCTCCTTGAGAAAGGGTGCTGAGCGAAGCCTTTTCCCACCCTTCAAGGTCATGGAGCTTTTCTGGAATCCTCCGATACCCTTCTTCATATATTTTTACCAGCCGTTCTTTTTCCTTGGCTTCTTTCCATAACCGTATTGCATCAAGGACCAATTTGCTTCGGCTTACTCCTCTTTTCTTTCGATATTTCTCCAATTCTTGAAATTCCTTATTCGGAAGACTGACTGCAAACTTAACAGCTCGGTCCATTATCCCTCCTTGGTATATTTTTTTCATACTTAAGTATGACTATATTTTA from the Deltaproteobacteria bacterium genome contains:
- a CDS encoding type II toxin-antitoxin system PemK/MazF family toxin, with the translated sequence MQRGEIWWAELPLPIGRRPVLLLSRNEAYAVRSAVTVAEVTSTIRGIPVEVELDREDGMSKRCIVNLDTIITIRKEILKDRIAILREEKMSQVNSAIKFALAVP
- a CDS encoding ribbon-helix-helix protein, CopG family, which codes for MDRAVKFAVSLPNKEFQELEKYRKKRGVSRSKLVLDAIRLWKEAKEKERLVKIYEEGYRRIPEKLHDLEGWEKASLSTLSQGDW